The Oreochromis niloticus isolate F11D_XX linkage group LG13, O_niloticus_UMD_NMBU, whole genome shotgun sequence genome has a window encoding:
- the herc4 gene encoding probable E3 ubiquitin-protein ligase HERC4 isoform X1, producing the protein MNKTTEPEILLLRAAKGRTTMLCWGNASYGQLGLGGIDEEIVVEPRKCEFFHGKQVSDVGCGRRHTAFLLEDGTVYTCGCNDLGQLGHEKARKKPEQVVALDAQIIVAVSCGEAHTLALNDKGQVFSWGLGSDGQLGLNNFEECVRVPRNIKTLSDVQIAQVACGYWHSHALSKGGHIFSWGQNRYGQLGLGINGQSISTPQMIQSLQGIPFAQISAGGAHSFALTPSGAVFGWGRNNFGQLGLNDCNDRYFPALLKSLRSQRVIYICCGEDHTAALTKEGGVFTFGAGGYGQLGHNSTNHEINPRKVFELMGNVVTQIACGRQHTLAFTPSSGKMDSFGLGGNGQLGTRSTSNRKSPALVKGPWVATSTATDTDSEEKCCVKRIYAGGDQSFAHYCSANSLQNGDDTRIKDPQRKICSLNEDLIQKWLNHSPGRLPLDISNEIDLVFSSASCLNGSFLSMSHPDHYSTSSKCSGVDMNMARLLFNKVIQEGHPEIAQQIAASLEKNLIPRLNNSPPDIEALRLYLTLPECPLFTNRNNYVTISIPFAKSVISLKEAPLKVLGNWWSTFESPVFQRLVKLYKEVVVYLLQMHKVGIPAVEQRIFTCFLDTSLRLLEILHKVSEKAGHIIQYDKFYIHELDNLIDIRNDYVTWLQRQMYPMGHDGVVTLCKYPFVFDAQAKTTLLQTDAVIQMQIAVDQAQMQNFSSMFLPAVESVNPCLILIVRRENIVGDTMEVLRKSKNVDYKKPLKVIFVGEEAVDAGGVRKEFFLLIMKELLDPKYGMFRYYEESRLIWFSNKTFEDIDLFNLIGVICGLAIYNLTIVELNFPLALYKKLLKKKPTLEDLKELMPDVGRSLQQLLDYTEDDLEETFCLNFTITEENYGATEVFELVPNGENINVNMSNRQDFVNAYVDYVFNTSVAPLFECFYAGFHKVCGGKVLELFQPNELQAMVIGNTNYDWMELEKTTEYKGEYWTDHPTIRLFWEVFHDLPLEKKKQFLLFLTGSDRIPILGMKSLKLVIQPTGGGEHYLPVAHTCFNLLDLPKYTSLEMLREKLLQAIDHNQGFNLA; encoded by the exons ATGAACAAAACTACAG AGCCTGAGATCCTGCTTTTGCGTGCAGCTAAAGGGAGAACTACAATGCTGTGCTGGGGAAATGCTTCCTACGGACAACTGGGCTTGGGTGGGATTGATGAAGAGATTGTGGTTGAGCCACGAAAATGTGAATTCTTTCATGGGAAGCAAGTGAGTGATGTGGGGTGTGGCCGCAGACACACAGCTTTCCTGCTGGAGGACGGGACGGTGTACACCTGTGGCTGCAATGATCTTGGACAGCTTGGACATGAGAAAGCCAGAAAGAAACCCG AGCAAGTTGTGGCCTTGGATGCACAGATCATAGTGGCTGTATCATGTGGAGAGGCCCATACACTCGCCCTAAATGACAAAGGACAGGTTTTCTCTTGGGGTCTTGGTTCAGATGGACAGCTGGGATTAAATAACTTTGAAGAATGTGTTCGCGTGCCTAG AAACATCAAGACTTTGTCAGATGTTCAAATTGCTCAGGTAGCCTGTGGGTACTGGCACTCCCATGCACTTTCAAAAG GGGGCCACATCTTCTCATGGGGCCAGAATCGATATGGCCAACTTGGGTTAGGAATCAACGGACAGAGCATTTCCACACCCCAGATGATTCAGTCTCTGCAGGGCATTCCTTTTGCTCAAATATCAGCAGGTGGAGCTCATAGCTTTGCCCTCACTCCCTCGGGAGCTGTGTTCGGTTGGGGGCGCAACAATTTCGGTCAGCTTGGTCTCAACGACTGCAACG ATCGGTATTTCCCGGCCCTCCTGAAGTCCCTCAGATCACAGAGAGTGATTTACATTTGCTGTGGAGAAGATCACACAGCAGCGCTGACCAAG GAAGGGGGCGTGTTCACATTTGGAGCGGGAGGATATGGACAGCTTGGGCACAACTCTACAAATCATGAAATAAACCCCAGAAAAGTGTTTGAGCTCATGGGAAATGTAGTCACACAGATTGCATGTGGAAG GCAACACACGCTGGCTTTCACGCCGTCATCGGGGAAGATGGATTCATTTGGGCTTGGAGGGAACGGGCAGCTTGGCACACGGTCCACTTCCAACAGAAAAAGCCCTGCTCTTGTTAAAGGTCCCTGGGTAGCCACCAGTACTGCAACAGATACAG ATTCAGAGGAGAAATGTTGTGTCAAACGGATTTATGCTGGAGGAGATCAAAGCTTTGCTCACTATTGCAGTGCCAAC AGTCTTCAGAACGGAGATGacacaaggataaaagatcCACAGAGAAAGATTTGCTCCTTGAATGAGGATCTCATACAAAAATGGTTGAACCACTCACCAGGAAGACTCCCGCTAGATATCTCCAA TGAGATCGACCTCGTGTTTTCCTCAGCAAGCTGCCTAAATGGGTCTTTCCTGTCAATGAG TCATCCAGATCACTACAGTACCAGCAGTAAATGTTCAGGGGTGGATATGAACATGGCTCGCCTGCTCTTCAACAAAGTAATCCAAGAGGGTCACCCTGAGATTGCTCAGCAG ATTGCTGCCAGTCTGGAGAAGAACCTCATTCCCAGGCTAAACAATTCTCCTCCAGACATCGAAGCACTGAGACTCTACCTCACTCTTCCAGAATGCCCTCTCTTCACTAACCGAAATAACTACGTGACCATCTCTATCCCGTTTGCCAAATCAGTCATCAGCCTAAAAGAGGCTCCACTGAAGGTGCTAG GAAACTGGTGGTCTACGTTTGAGTCCCCAGTCTTCCAGCGTCTAGTTAAGCTGTACAAGGAAGTGGTGGTGTATCTGCTGCAGATGCACAAGGTGGGCATTCCCGCAGTAGAGCAGAGaatcttcacctgttttctggACACATCGCTGCGGCTCCTGGAAATCCTACACAAG GTGAGCGAGAAAGCGGGACACATCATTCAGTACGACAAGTTCTACATTCATGAGTTGGATAACCTGATAGACATCCGAAATGACTACGTCACATGGCTTCAGAGGCAGATGTACCCAATG GGACATGATGGTGTGGTGACTCTGTGCAAGTATCCTTTTGTATTTGATGCCCAAGCAAAGACTACACTCCTTCAGACAGATGCTGTCATACAGATGCAG ATAGCAGTGGACCAGGCGCAGATGCAAAATTTCAGCTCCATGTTCCTACCGGCGGTGGAATCCGTCAACCCTTGCCTCATCCTCATCGTTCGCAGGGAAAACATCGTTGGAGACACTATGGAAGTGCTCAGGAAGTCTAAAAATGTTGACTACAAGAAACCACTAAAG GTGATCTTTGTGGGAGAAGAGGCTGTCGATGCAGGCGGCGTGAGAAAGGAGTTCTTCCTTCTGATCATGAAAGAGCTGCTAGATCCCAAATACGGAATGTTTCGCTACTACGAGGAGTCTCGCCTCATCTGGTTTTCAAACAAG ACATTTGAGGACATTGACTTGTTCAACCTCATCGGGGTCATCTGCGGTCTGGCCATCTACAATCTCACTATCGTTGAGCTCAACTTCCCCTTGGCCCTTTACAAGAAGCTTTTGAAGAAGAAGCCAACGCTAGAAGACCTGAAAGAGCTAATGCCAGATGTGGGAAG GAGTCTGCAGCAGCTACTAGACTACACGGAAGATGACCTTGAGGAAACCTTCTGCTTGAATTTCACA atcaCAGAGGAAAACTACGGTGCCACAGAGGTTTTTGAGCTTGTACCAAATGGGGAAAACATTAACGTCAATATGTCAAACag GCAGGACTTCGTCAATGCCTATGTAGACTATGTTTTCAACACATCGGTAGCTCCACTCTTCGAGTGCTTCTATGCAGGCTTCCACAAAGTGTGCGGTGGGAAAGTTTTAGAACTGTTCCAGCCAAACGAACTGCAAGCCATGGTTATCGGCAATACCAACTATGACTGGATGGAGCTTGAAAAG ACTACTGAGTACAAAGGGGAGTACTGGACAGACCACCCTACAATCAGGCTTTTCTGGGAGGTATTTCACGATCTTCCAttggagaagaaaaaacagtttCTCT TGTTCCTCACGGGAAGTGACCGCATCCCCATCTTGGGCATGAAAAGCTTGAAACTGGTGATCCAGCCTACTGGTGGAGGGGAGCATTACTTACCTGTTGCCCACACCTGCTTCAACCTGCTGGACCTGCCCAAATACACGAGTCTAGAAATGCTCCGTGAGAAGCTGCTACAGGCTATAGATCACAATCAAGGCTTTAATCTTGCCTGA
- the herc4 gene encoding probable E3 ubiquitin-protein ligase HERC4 isoform X2 codes for MLCWGNASYGQLGLGGIDEEIVVEPRKCEFFHGKQVSDVGCGRRHTAFLLEDGTVYTCGCNDLGQLGHEKARKKPEQVVALDAQIIVAVSCGEAHTLALNDKGQVFSWGLGSDGQLGLNNFEECVRVPRNIKTLSDVQIAQVACGYWHSHALSKGGHIFSWGQNRYGQLGLGINGQSISTPQMIQSLQGIPFAQISAGGAHSFALTPSGAVFGWGRNNFGQLGLNDCNDRYFPALLKSLRSQRVIYICCGEDHTAALTKEGGVFTFGAGGYGQLGHNSTNHEINPRKVFELMGNVVTQIACGRQHTLAFTPSSGKMDSFGLGGNGQLGTRSTSNRKSPALVKGPWVATSTATDTDSEEKCCVKRIYAGGDQSFAHYCSANSLQNGDDTRIKDPQRKICSLNEDLIQKWLNHSPGRLPLDISNEIDLVFSSASCLNGSFLSMSHPDHYSTSSKCSGVDMNMARLLFNKVIQEGHPEIAQQIAASLEKNLIPRLNNSPPDIEALRLYLTLPECPLFTNRNNYVTISIPFAKSVISLKEAPLKVLGNWWSTFESPVFQRLVKLYKEVVVYLLQMHKVGIPAVEQRIFTCFLDTSLRLLEILHKVSEKAGHIIQYDKFYIHELDNLIDIRNDYVTWLQRQMYPMGHDGVVTLCKYPFVFDAQAKTTLLQTDAVIQMQIAVDQAQMQNFSSMFLPAVESVNPCLILIVRRENIVGDTMEVLRKSKNVDYKKPLKVIFVGEEAVDAGGVRKEFFLLIMKELLDPKYGMFRYYEESRLIWFSNKTFEDIDLFNLIGVICGLAIYNLTIVELNFPLALYKKLLKKKPTLEDLKELMPDVGRSLQQLLDYTEDDLEETFCLNFTITEENYGATEVFELVPNGENINVNMSNRQDFVNAYVDYVFNTSVAPLFECFYAGFHKVCGGKVLELFQPNELQAMVIGNTNYDWMELEKTTEYKGEYWTDHPTIRLFWEVFHDLPLEKKKQFLLFLTGSDRIPILGMKSLKLVIQPTGGGEHYLPVAHTCFNLLDLPKYTSLEMLREKLLQAIDHNQGFNLA; via the exons ATGCTGTGCTGGGGAAATGCTTCCTACGGACAACTGGGCTTGGGTGGGATTGATGAAGAGATTGTGGTTGAGCCACGAAAATGTGAATTCTTTCATGGGAAGCAAGTGAGTGATGTGGGGTGTGGCCGCAGACACACAGCTTTCCTGCTGGAGGACGGGACGGTGTACACCTGTGGCTGCAATGATCTTGGACAGCTTGGACATGAGAAAGCCAGAAAGAAACCCG AGCAAGTTGTGGCCTTGGATGCACAGATCATAGTGGCTGTATCATGTGGAGAGGCCCATACACTCGCCCTAAATGACAAAGGACAGGTTTTCTCTTGGGGTCTTGGTTCAGATGGACAGCTGGGATTAAATAACTTTGAAGAATGTGTTCGCGTGCCTAG AAACATCAAGACTTTGTCAGATGTTCAAATTGCTCAGGTAGCCTGTGGGTACTGGCACTCCCATGCACTTTCAAAAG GGGGCCACATCTTCTCATGGGGCCAGAATCGATATGGCCAACTTGGGTTAGGAATCAACGGACAGAGCATTTCCACACCCCAGATGATTCAGTCTCTGCAGGGCATTCCTTTTGCTCAAATATCAGCAGGTGGAGCTCATAGCTTTGCCCTCACTCCCTCGGGAGCTGTGTTCGGTTGGGGGCGCAACAATTTCGGTCAGCTTGGTCTCAACGACTGCAACG ATCGGTATTTCCCGGCCCTCCTGAAGTCCCTCAGATCACAGAGAGTGATTTACATTTGCTGTGGAGAAGATCACACAGCAGCGCTGACCAAG GAAGGGGGCGTGTTCACATTTGGAGCGGGAGGATATGGACAGCTTGGGCACAACTCTACAAATCATGAAATAAACCCCAGAAAAGTGTTTGAGCTCATGGGAAATGTAGTCACACAGATTGCATGTGGAAG GCAACACACGCTGGCTTTCACGCCGTCATCGGGGAAGATGGATTCATTTGGGCTTGGAGGGAACGGGCAGCTTGGCACACGGTCCACTTCCAACAGAAAAAGCCCTGCTCTTGTTAAAGGTCCCTGGGTAGCCACCAGTACTGCAACAGATACAG ATTCAGAGGAGAAATGTTGTGTCAAACGGATTTATGCTGGAGGAGATCAAAGCTTTGCTCACTATTGCAGTGCCAAC AGTCTTCAGAACGGAGATGacacaaggataaaagatcCACAGAGAAAGATTTGCTCCTTGAATGAGGATCTCATACAAAAATGGTTGAACCACTCACCAGGAAGACTCCCGCTAGATATCTCCAA TGAGATCGACCTCGTGTTTTCCTCAGCAAGCTGCCTAAATGGGTCTTTCCTGTCAATGAG TCATCCAGATCACTACAGTACCAGCAGTAAATGTTCAGGGGTGGATATGAACATGGCTCGCCTGCTCTTCAACAAAGTAATCCAAGAGGGTCACCCTGAGATTGCTCAGCAG ATTGCTGCCAGTCTGGAGAAGAACCTCATTCCCAGGCTAAACAATTCTCCTCCAGACATCGAAGCACTGAGACTCTACCTCACTCTTCCAGAATGCCCTCTCTTCACTAACCGAAATAACTACGTGACCATCTCTATCCCGTTTGCCAAATCAGTCATCAGCCTAAAAGAGGCTCCACTGAAGGTGCTAG GAAACTGGTGGTCTACGTTTGAGTCCCCAGTCTTCCAGCGTCTAGTTAAGCTGTACAAGGAAGTGGTGGTGTATCTGCTGCAGATGCACAAGGTGGGCATTCCCGCAGTAGAGCAGAGaatcttcacctgttttctggACACATCGCTGCGGCTCCTGGAAATCCTACACAAG GTGAGCGAGAAAGCGGGACACATCATTCAGTACGACAAGTTCTACATTCATGAGTTGGATAACCTGATAGACATCCGAAATGACTACGTCACATGGCTTCAGAGGCAGATGTACCCAATG GGACATGATGGTGTGGTGACTCTGTGCAAGTATCCTTTTGTATTTGATGCCCAAGCAAAGACTACACTCCTTCAGACAGATGCTGTCATACAGATGCAG ATAGCAGTGGACCAGGCGCAGATGCAAAATTTCAGCTCCATGTTCCTACCGGCGGTGGAATCCGTCAACCCTTGCCTCATCCTCATCGTTCGCAGGGAAAACATCGTTGGAGACACTATGGAAGTGCTCAGGAAGTCTAAAAATGTTGACTACAAGAAACCACTAAAG GTGATCTTTGTGGGAGAAGAGGCTGTCGATGCAGGCGGCGTGAGAAAGGAGTTCTTCCTTCTGATCATGAAAGAGCTGCTAGATCCCAAATACGGAATGTTTCGCTACTACGAGGAGTCTCGCCTCATCTGGTTTTCAAACAAG ACATTTGAGGACATTGACTTGTTCAACCTCATCGGGGTCATCTGCGGTCTGGCCATCTACAATCTCACTATCGTTGAGCTCAACTTCCCCTTGGCCCTTTACAAGAAGCTTTTGAAGAAGAAGCCAACGCTAGAAGACCTGAAAGAGCTAATGCCAGATGTGGGAAG GAGTCTGCAGCAGCTACTAGACTACACGGAAGATGACCTTGAGGAAACCTTCTGCTTGAATTTCACA atcaCAGAGGAAAACTACGGTGCCACAGAGGTTTTTGAGCTTGTACCAAATGGGGAAAACATTAACGTCAATATGTCAAACag GCAGGACTTCGTCAATGCCTATGTAGACTATGTTTTCAACACATCGGTAGCTCCACTCTTCGAGTGCTTCTATGCAGGCTTCCACAAAGTGTGCGGTGGGAAAGTTTTAGAACTGTTCCAGCCAAACGAACTGCAAGCCATGGTTATCGGCAATACCAACTATGACTGGATGGAGCTTGAAAAG ACTACTGAGTACAAAGGGGAGTACTGGACAGACCACCCTACAATCAGGCTTTTCTGGGAGGTATTTCACGATCTTCCAttggagaagaaaaaacagtttCTCT TGTTCCTCACGGGAAGTGACCGCATCCCCATCTTGGGCATGAAAAGCTTGAAACTGGTGATCCAGCCTACTGGTGGAGGGGAGCATTACTTACCTGTTGCCCACACCTGCTTCAACCTGCTGGACCTGCCCAAATACACGAGTCTAGAAATGCTCCGTGAGAAGCTGCTACAGGCTATAGATCACAATCAAGGCTTTAATCTTGCCTGA
- the cox5b2 gene encoding cytochrome c oxidase subunit 5B2, producing the protein MAGRLLLRACTTTLQLRSSVLAPPLHRSMATVRGIPTDEEQATGLERRTLQALKQGKDPYSILKPKHYAGTKEDPHIVPGIGTKRLVGCLCEEDNTAIVWFWLHEGEAQRCPSCGSHYKFVHHELPH; encoded by the exons ATGGCGGGACGTCTTCTTCTCCGAGCTTGTACAACAACACTGCAGCTGAGGAGCAGCGTGCTGGCCCCGCCGCTGCACCGTTCAATGGCCACGGTGAGAG GCATACCAACAGATGAAGAACAGGCCACTGGACTGGAGCGCCGTACCCTCCAGGCCCTCAAACAGGGAAAG GACCCTTACAGCATCCTGAAACCAAAGCACTATGCCGGTACCAAAGAAGACCCTCACATTGTGCCAGGCATTGGAACCAAGAGGCTGGTGGGATGTCTCT GTGAGGAAGACAACACTGCTATTGTGTGGTTCTGGCTTCATGAGGGAGAGGCCCAGCGCTGTCCTTCCTGTGGTTCCCACTATAAGTTTGTCCATCACGAGTTGCCCCACTGA